GACACTGACTGATGACGAAGTGCAGGCAATTCATCAGAAGATTGAGCAGGAATTGCAGGACCGATTTGGAGCTTATCTCCGGTAAGCAGGAATTCGCAAAAATATAGCGAATGAAAAAGAATATTGGCAAATAAAGGAGGGTTGCGTTTGCAACAGGAAAAAGACTACAAGAACAGGGTTTCAGTTAATATTTACAACTCGGAATACGTTGTCCGGGCAAACGAACCTTCTGATTACATTGAAATGCTTGCTGCGCTGGTAGACAGGAAAATGCGCCAGATCGGGCAAAGAAATCCAAACATGCCCGTTTCCAAAGTTGCAGTGCTGACTGCCTTGAATTTAGCCGATGAGCTTTGTAAATTACAAGAAGATTACGATGCGCTGGTAAAATTGATTGAAGAAGCAAAACGATCTTAACAAATAGCGCTTTACCTAAAGTGGTAAAGCGTTATTTTTAAATACCGCATTAATTGCCGCCATGGTGGGAAAATTATGGCCAGGCGGCGATTGTTTGCACCAATGCCTGGGGTGAAGAAATGTGACTAATTTGGAAATTGCGTGGATTTTTTCCGAAATAGCTGACCTGCTGGAATTAAAAGAAGAAAGCTCTTTTAAAGTCCGGGCTTATCGCAAGGCTGCAAAAACAATCAAGCATTTATCGGACGATTTAGGCAGCCTCTGGAAAAAAGGGAAGCTGACTGAACTACCGGGGATAGGCAAAAACTTAAGCGATAAAATAGCAGAACTTCTATCCACCGGACAATGTGCCTTTCACCAGCGGTTGAAAGAAGAAGTTCCGGTTACATTACGGGAACTTTTAGCTATCCCCGGTTTAGGGTCTAAGTCTGTGCGCTTAATCCATGAACGATTACATGTGAATAACATGGAAGAATTGGAAGCAGCGGCAAAGGAAAAGAAAATCCGCACTTTACCGGGGATGGGGAGCAAAACTGAGCTGAATATTCTGCGAAGTATTGAAATGTTAAAGCAGAATGCTCAAAGTGAAGTACCCATCGGTGTAGCATTGCCTTTGGCTAATCTATTTTTAAATGACTTAAAACGTTTGCCTGAAGTTACTGACGGGGCTATCTGCGGGAGTTTGCGCAGGGGTAAAGAGCTGGTAAAGGATATAGATTTGCTAATTGCTACCCGTAACCCCGACTTAGTAAGGCAAACAGTATTGAAACATCCCCAAGTGAAAGATATTATAACTTCCGGCAACGAAAAAAGTGCTGTTTTAACATGGTTGGGTGTAAAAGTGGAAGTTCGCACAGTGTCACCCGACCAATTTTGGTCTGCTTTACACCATTTGACTGGCTCCAAAGAACATCATGAAAGACTGAGGCAACGAGCAAGATCTTTGGGTCTGAAAGTCAATGAGTATGGCATTTTTCCCGAAGGCTCCGAGGTTAGTTTGGAGATAAAGGGGGAAGAGGATATCTACCGGGCTACAGGCGTTCCTTATATTCCGCCAGAGCTAAGGGAGGACAGCGGTGAATGGGAAGCTGCCCTGGAAAATGACTTGCCAAGACTGTTGGAACTTGAGGATATAAAAGGAGATTTACACCTGCACACTTCCTGGAGCGACGGAATCCACAGCATTGAAGAAATGGCCGACGCCGCCAGACGCAAGGGTTACGAATATATTGCCATAACCGATCATTCCCGGAGTTTGGGAATTGCCAATGGTTTATCTATCGAGCGTTTGCAGGAACAACATGCCCTTATCAAGCAAATGAATTCACAGTCAGCAGATTTGAAAATACTCACAGGGGTTGAGGCTGACATCTTACAAGACGGACGGCTTGACTACCCCGATGAAATTTTGGAGCAGTGCGATGTGGTTATTGCCTCCATTCATACAGGATTCCGGCAGGAAATGGAGAAACTTACACTAAGGGCTGAGGCTGCCTTAAAAAATCCATACGTACACATTTTGGCACATCCTACGGGACGTATTTTGGGCCGACGTAAACCATACGACATAGATT
This region of Zhaonella formicivorans genomic DNA includes:
- a CDS encoding cell division protein ZapA — encoded protein: MQQEKDYKNRVSVNIYNSEYVVRANEPSDYIEMLAALVDRKMRQIGQRNPNMPVSKVAVLTALNLADELCKLQEDYDALVKLIEEAKRS
- the polX gene encoding DNA polymerase/3'-5' exonuclease PolX is translated as MTNLEIAWIFSEIADLLELKEESSFKVRAYRKAAKTIKHLSDDLGSLWKKGKLTELPGIGKNLSDKIAELLSTGQCAFHQRLKEEVPVTLRELLAIPGLGSKSVRLIHERLHVNNMEELEAAAKEKKIRTLPGMGSKTELNILRSIEMLKQNAQSEVPIGVALPLANLFLNDLKRLPEVTDGAICGSLRRGKELVKDIDLLIATRNPDLVRQTVLKHPQVKDIITSGNEKSAVLTWLGVKVEVRTVSPDQFWSALHHLTGSKEHHERLRQRARSLGLKVNEYGIFPEGSEVSLEIKGEEDIYRATGVPYIPPELREDSGEWEAALENDLPRLLELEDIKGDLHLHTSWSDGIHSIEEMADAARRKGYEYIAITDHSRSLGIANGLSIERLQEQHALIKQMNSQSADLKILTGVEADILQDGRLDYPDEILEQCDVVIASIHTGFRQEMEKLTLRAEAALKNPYVHILAHPTGRILGRRKPYDIDLDRLFQLAKAEGKALEINSSIDRLDLNAALARRAAYEFEIPIVINTDAHDVSRLEEMAYGVTTARRGWLTKEQVVNTKSKLELDKFLKRRRIE